In the genome of Pontibacter actiniarum, the window CCAGCCACAGCAGCATTGTGACAGGAAAGGTCGCCCCAAGTGCCTACAACAAGGAGATCAAAAAGATGGCGGCGGTGCTTAGCCCCTTTGGCTGGGGCGAGATCTGCTACAGAGACTATGAGGCTATTTTAAACGAAGCACTGCTGATTAAGCCTAACATGGACGGCATTGAAACGTGGCCTAATGTTTACAAGAGCCACGAAACATACGTGCCGATCGATTGGGACGGGAACGACTTGCTTGAAACAATCGAACGGGTATCCAGCAACATCGCGGAGCACCGGAATATCATAGAGCAGGCCAGGGAAGAGTATAAAGGCGCTTTGCGGCAAATTGATAGCAGGGTTTTGTCCTTTCTGCAGGAAGCAGCAGGCGGAGCGCTTGTATAAGCACAGGCTCTCTGGCTAAAAACTTAGAAGCATCAAAGGAGGCACCGACAGATAAAACAACAGGTACACGCACCCAAACCACTACTTAAGCTTACGTTTATGGTTACATCTAGTATTGTCTTAGAAGAGCGCAGTCACGATTCGGTAGAACACAGGGCGACAGAGGAGTCGGTAAGGCTGTTGGAAACGCTGAAGGGCGCTAACATTCGGTTTGCTCACTGGAAAAGCAACAGCCACTTACTAAAGGGGCTGGAGGGCAAAACGGATCTGGATATACTTGTGCACCCTGGCGAACGTACCGCTTTTGAGGCATGCATGGCCCTGCTTGGGTACAAGAGAATGGTTAGCCAGCCCTGGAGTTCCTACCCAGATGTGGAGGACTGGCTAGGGCTGGATGCGGCTACCGGTACGCTTTTGCACATTCACGCACATTATGCCTTGGTTACGGGGATACAGCACGTCAAGCACCTTTACCTCCCGTGGGTCGATGCTTTCTTCAGGCATGTTATAACGGACCCGCAAACAGGTTGGCCTGTCCCAAGGCCGGAGCTGGAGGCGATTATCCTGTTTGTGCGCATCTGGGCCAAAATGCCACTGCAGGAGCAGTTGAAACGGGAGCCCAATGTGCCGGTTTACATCAAGCGTGAGCTGCTGGGGCTGCTGGAGCGATCCAGCACGACTGTGCTGGTTGACTTGTGCCAGGAGCTGGGCCTTAAGGTGCCGCAGGGCTTCGAGGCCAGTATCAAGATTATGCTGAGGGCACCTGATTCGGCAGCGCTCCTTCGGGTTTCCAGGGAGCTTTACTATCAGCTAAAACCACACTTCCGTACTTCCTGGCCGTTTTCCGTTGTTGCCTCCACATACTACAAGCTGCTGCTCAAAGTTAAGAAGCGCTCTGCCCGGTTTGTGGGGCCGCACCGTTTCGGGAAGTCGCTCCAGGGAGGGGGCAAGGTGATCGCGCTGGTGGGAAGCGACGGCTCCGGGAAAAGCACCCTAAGCAAGGACCTGGTGGAGTGGCTGACCTTTAAGATCGACACGCACTATCTCTACATGGGAAAATACCCTTTTATCAAGAGTTACAACAAAAAGATCCTCTTCGGCACTGATCCCCTGTTTCAGCGGGGCGCGGTCGCAAAGCTGCTCAGAAAGTTAACGGGCAGCTTACACTACATCATGCTCATCCGCAAAAAGCTGCGCCTTCTGCGGGTGGCGAAGGCCTTGAGCCGCGAAGGGAGCATCGTTATCTGTGACAGGTTTCCTCAGAAAGACACCTTTGGGCTGAACGACGGGCCTAAGCTGCAGCAGCACAGGTCCAAGAGAGGCGCGGCGTGGGAGGGGAGGCTCTTCGATAAAGTTGCCGCACTGGAGCCCGACCTGGTTATTAAGCTCCAGGTTTCACCGGAAGTAGCCTCGCAGCGCAAGCCGGGGCATGATAAGGCGAACCTCCAGCAGAAGTGCGAGAGCATAGGGCGCATTTCGTTTAATAACGCAGCCGTCGTGAGCTTTGACACGAACGGCAACTACGAGCAGGTGCTCCTGAACATCAAGAAGGAAATATGGAAGCACTTATGAGAGCCGTCATGGAAGCACCTGTGAGAGCCGTCGTGAGCCATGGCAAAACACCGCTCGTTGAGATTGTGGGGCCGCCCGGCGTCGGGAAGTCCACCATTTACAAAGCGCTGTGCAAAAAGTGGAGCCCCGAATGCAACTGGGTTTACCAGGATGCCCTGCTGGCCCCGGCAAAGCCGAGCTTCCTTCGTTTCAGCAAGTGGCTCGAGTACAACTACAAAGTATTAGCAGGGAAAAGAAGGGCTAAAAGTGTACCGGTGGAGTACGGCCTGGACTTTATTCAGGAGAACCAGGCGCTCGCCGATTTCTGCTGGGCGTTCTTGTCCGATACAGGAACTGCCCCGGGCAACGGCGCCCACCGCTACAGGGCCGCCTACTTCCTGTTCGGAGACTTCTGCCGTTACCAGGCCCTGCAGAAAGCAGCCAGCACAAGGCCCTGTGTTATTGAGGAGGGCTTTCTGCAGAAGTCGTTCCTGGTTCAGGGCAACGGGGCCTCGGCCGAGCAGCTGATCGACCGCTACATCAACCTGATCCCGCTGCCCCGCGCCATTATTTATATCGATGCAGCTGATAAAGTGACCATAACCAACAGGCTTACATCGCGGCCAAAGACCATTGCCTCTCACATTGGTAAGGGCGTGGCGGCTTTGGAGCAGGAAACCGAAAAGTGGCAGTGTACTTTAGGTGCCATTCTGGGCAGGCTGCACGCACAGCATGTCGATATTTATAAAGTGGATGGCGAGAAAACGGTAGAAGAAAATGTACAGGTGATCCGGAAAGTCTTGCAAAACCTTTAAACCCAGCCCAAATGAACCTATACTTTATACTGATTGAGCTATTCATCTTGGGGCTTACCCTTTACCTCTTCGCTTACAAACAAGAGCTGGCCGTGCTGTATATCCCCGTGATCCTGTTCGCCAGAATCACGATAGAGCCTCTTACGCCTGCCTTCCTGTACTACACCATCGTATCGTTGCTTATACTGTACCTGGCGTATAAAAACGCAGGCTTTCTGCGGGAAAACATCTTCGCCCTGCTCCTGATTATCCTGTACGCGGTGCTCGTGACGCAGACGGAGGATTTTGAAACGATCAGATCGAGTTTCTTTGCCCTCATCTGGCTTTTCCTTTCCATTCCGCTGGTCAGTGCTATCTACAAGAAGCACGACAAGGATACAGTTATGGAAGAGTTAGCCAGCGCGGCTTTTCTCATACTGGCTGTTTTTATCGTCAACGTGGCGTTCTCCACGGTATTCAGCTACTCTCCCAAGCTTATGTACGGCATTACCTCGGGCATCCTGTACGGCAACCTGTACGCAACTGACTTTAACATACTTGGCATCGCTGTATTTATCGTGCTGTGGAACGCGATTTCAAAGCGGAACCTGTTGTTTCTGGCCACGTCCATTGTTGCCATCGCCTTTATCATGCTGTCTTTCAGGCGGTCGGTGATGGGTACCACCATGCTGGGGGTGGCAGCGGTTCTGCTTATCCTTTTCTCGCAGCACAGCTTCAGGAAGACAGCCCTGTTTATCGTTCTGGCACTGTTTGCTGGGTTTGTGATTGTTATGAACACGAGTTTCGTGGATGTTTTTATTGCCAGGTATGAGCAACGGAAGCTGGACGAGCGGGAGCTTGGCGAGGAAACCCGCTTTCTGGAGTACGATATTCTGTACCAGGACATGTTTGTTTACAACGACTACAGCCCCTGGTTCGGGTATGAGTTGCTGAACAGCTCCGGAAATTACGGAAAGGGAGTGCTGGAAGACAGAACCCTCCACTCGGATATAACCAACATCGTGCATTCGACCGGGGTAGTCGGGCTGCTGCTATACCTGCTAATGATCGCCAGCAGTTTTGTGCAGTCATGCCGGCATGCTGTAAAGAGGCTCGATTTTGTGATCATCCTGTTTTGCGGCAGCGCTTTTCTGGTCTATACCGTTACGGGGCGCTACACAAGTACAGAAAGTATGATGTTGCTGATCCTGCTTCTGATGCTGCCC includes:
- a CDS encoding AAA family ATPase, encoding MEALMRAVMEAPVRAVVSHGKTPLVEIVGPPGVGKSTIYKALCKKWSPECNWVYQDALLAPAKPSFLRFSKWLEYNYKVLAGKRRAKSVPVEYGLDFIQENQALADFCWAFLSDTGTAPGNGAHRYRAAYFLFGDFCRYQALQKAASTRPCVIEEGFLQKSFLVQGNGASAEQLIDRYINLIPLPRAIIYIDAADKVTITNRLTSRPKTIASHIGKGVAALEQETEKWQCTLGAILGRLHAQHVDIYKVDGEKTVEENVQVIRKVLQNL